In one window of Ruminococcus hominis DNA:
- the rplW gene encoding 50S ribosomal protein L23, which yields MANIQYYDVILKPVITEKSMELMADKKYTFLVHTEATKSQIKEAVEKMFAGTKVKSVNTMNLDGKNKRRGMTIGKTAKTKKAIVQLTEESADIEIFEGL from the coding sequence ATGGCAAACATTCAGTATTATGATGTAATCCTTAAACCAGTAATCACAGAGAAGAGCATGGAGCTTATGGCTGACAAGAAATATACATTCCTTGTACACACAGAGGCTACAAAATCTCAGATCAAAGAAGCAGTTGAGAAAATGTTCGCTGGAACAAAAGTTAAAAGCGTTAACACAATGAATCTTGATGGAAAAAACAAGAGACGTGGAATGACAATCGGAAAAACTGCTAAGACAAAGAAAGCTATCGTACAGCTTACAGAAGAAAGCGCAGATATTGAGATTTTCGAAGGTCTGTAA
- the rplD gene encoding 50S ribosomal protein L4, whose translation MANVSVYNIEGKEVGTIDLNDAVFGVEVNEHLVHMAVVSQLANNRQGTQKAKTRSEVSGGGRKPWRQKGTGHARQGSTRAPQWTGGGVVFAPVPRDYSFKMNKKEKRAALQSALTSRVEENKFIVVDELNFDEIKTKKFQEVLNNLNVNKALVVLEDGNTNVEISARNIAGVKTAKTNTINVYDILKYNTVIATKAAVATIEEVYA comes from the coding sequence ATGGCAAACGTATCTGTTTATAATATCGAAGGTAAAGAAGTTGGTACAATCGATTTGAACGATGCTGTATTTGGTGTTGAGGTTAACGAACATCTTGTACACATGGCAGTTGTAAGCCAGCTTGCAAATAATCGTCAGGGAACACAGAAAGCGAAAACTCGCTCAGAAGTTTCTGGAGGCGGAAGAAAACCATGGAGACAAAAAGGAACAGGTCATGCAAGACAGGGTTCTACAAGAGCTCCACAGTGGACAGGCGGCGGAGTTGTATTCGCACCAGTTCCGAGAGATTATTCATTTAAGATGAATAAGAAAGAGAAGAGAGCTGCACTTCAGTCAGCACTTACTTCAAGAGTAGAAGAAAACAAATTCATCGTTGTTGATGAGTTAAACTTTGATGAAATCAAAACAAAGAAATTCCAGGAAGTTCTGAACAACCTGAATGTAAACAAAGCATTGGTAGTTCTTGAAGATGGAAATACAAACGTTGAGATTTCAGCTAGAAACATTGCTGGAGTAAAAACAGCAAAAACAAATACAATCAATGTATACGACATCTTAAAATACAACACAGTAATCGCTACAAAAGCTGCTGTTGCAACTATTGAGGAGGTGTACGCATAA
- the rplC gene encoding 50S ribosomal protein L3 — MKKAILATKVGMTQIFNEDGTLIPVTVLQAGPCVVTQVKTVENDGYSAVQVGFVDKKEKIVTKDGNGKKEIAHRNGITRAEKGHFDKAGVSGKRYVKEFRFENAEEYTLAQEIKADIFEAGDKIDATAISKGKGFQGAIKRHGQSRGPMTHGSKFHRHAGSNGSASDPSKVFKGKKMPGQMGNKQITVQNLEIVRVDADNNLLLVKGSVPGPKKSLVTIKETVKAN; from the coding sequence ATGAAGAAAGCTATTTTAGCTACTAAAGTCGGAATGACTCAAATCTTCAACGAAGATGGAACATTGATTCCGGTAACTGTACTTCAGGCTGGTCCTTGTGTAGTAACACAGGTTAAAACAGTTGAGAACGACGGTTACAGCGCAGTCCAGGTTGGTTTTGTAGACAAGAAAGAAAAGATTGTCACAAAAGATGGAAACGGCAAAAAAGAAATCGCACACAGAAACGGTATCACAAGAGCTGAGAAAGGACATTTCGATAAAGCCGGCGTTTCTGGTAAGAGATATGTAAAAGAATTCAGATTTGAAAATGCTGAAGAATATACATTAGCTCAGGAAATTAAAGCTGATATCTTTGAAGCAGGAGACAAAATTGATGCTACTGCAATTTCAAAAGGTAAAGGTTTCCAGGGAGCAATCAAGCGTCACGGACAGAGCAGAGGACCTATGACTCATGGTTCTAAATTCCACCGTCACGCAGGTTCTAATGGTTCTGCATCCGATCCTAGTAAAGTATTCAAAGGAAAGAAGATGCCAGGTCAGATGGGTAACAAACAGATTACTGTTCAGAATCTTGAGATCGTAAGAGTTGACGCTGATAACAACCTGTTGTTAGTTAAAGGCTCTGTACCGGGACCAAAGAAGAGTCTGGTAACAATCAAAGAAACAGTAAAGGCAAACTAG
- the rpsJ gene encoding 30S ribosomal protein S10, with product MASQVMRITLKAYDHQLVDASAKKIIETVKKNGAQVSGPVPLPTKKEVVTILRAVHKYKDSREQFEQRTHKRLIDIAAPTQKTVDALSRLEMPAGVFIDIKMKNK from the coding sequence ATGGCAAGTCAAGTAATGAGAATCACATTGAAAGCGTATGATCATCAGTTAGTTGATGCATCTGCTAAAAAAATCATCGAAACTGTTAAGAAAAACGGAGCACAGGTGAGCGGACCGGTACCGCTTCCAACCAAGAAGGAAGTAGTTACAATTCTGAGAGCCGTACACAAATATAAAGACTCTAGAGAGCAGTTCGAGCAGAGAACTCATAAGAGACTCATCGACATTGCTGCACCAACACAGAAAACAGTTGATGCACTGTCAAGATTGGAAATGCCAGCTGGTGTATTCATCGATATCAAGATGAAAAACAAATAA
- a CDS encoding DUF3343 domain-containing protein, with the protein MRKKELKLVVTFHTTADAMAMEKACKADQIPGRLIPVPRSISAGCGLSWCALPGEEDAIREEMKKVGIEEEALHQVMV; encoded by the coding sequence ATGAGAAAGAAAGAATTAAAGCTCGTTGTAACATTTCATACAACGGCAGATGCTATGGCGATGGAAAAAGCCTGTAAAGCAGATCAGATACCGGGAAGACTGATACCGGTTCCACGGTCTATATCCGCAGGGTGCGGACTTTCCTGGTGTGCGTTGCCGGGGGAAGAAGACGCAATAAGAGAAGAAATGAAAAAAGTTGGAATTGAAGAAGAAGCATTGCATCAGGTTATGGTTTAA
- a CDS encoding sulfurtransferase TusA family protein, with amino-acid sequence MKTVDARGLSCPEPLMLTAEAMKNMDGAVKVLVTEPHQKTNVEKYAQNHGKKATSVQTDDGFEVTIE; translated from the coding sequence ATGAAAACAGTAGATGCGAGAGGTTTATCTTGTCCGGAACCATTAATGTTAACTGCCGAAGCTATGAAAAATATGGATGGAGCAGTAAAGGTGCTGGTGACAGAGCCACATCAAAAGACAAATGTAGAAAAATATGCTCAGAATCATGGAAAGAAAGCAACATCAGTACAGACTGATGATGGATTTGAAGTGACAATTGAGTAA
- the yedE gene encoding YedE family putative selenium transporter translates to MNFAGSKKKMALAGVLCGLVAACLAYFGNPANMAICVACFIRDTAGALGMHQAAVVQYARPEIVGIILGSLIISLATKEYCATAGSATMTRFILGMILTIGALVFLGCPLRMVIRMSAGDLNAWVALIGFVLGVGTGVIVLKQGYSLGRAYPAKKSSGMIISVIAVGILLLALFTTLLKFSEAGPGSMHAPVAISLIGGLLFGAFAQKSRMCFAGSVRDIILMRNFELVSVIGGFFVVMLIYNLVTGNFALSFNTPGVIAHSEHLWNILGMYAVGFAAVLAGGCPLRQLVLAGQGSSDSAVTVVGMFVGAALSHNLGLASSGTALNPETKEVVAGAVTANGKIAVIICIVACFVIAFTNRRKTA, encoded by the coding sequence ATGAATTTTGCAGGTTCAAAGAAGAAAATGGCATTAGCCGGAGTGCTTTGTGGATTAGTTGCAGCATGTCTGGCATATTTTGGAAATCCGGCAAACATGGCAATCTGTGTTGCATGTTTCATCCGTGATACAGCAGGTGCGCTTGGAATGCATCAGGCAGCAGTTGTGCAGTATGCGAGACCGGAGATAGTTGGAATTATACTTGGATCATTGATAATTTCACTGGCTACAAAGGAATATTGTGCGACAGCCGGTTCAGCTACAATGACACGTTTTATATTAGGTATGATTCTTACAATCGGAGCACTTGTATTTTTAGGATGCCCACTGCGTATGGTAATTCGTATGTCAGCAGGTGACTTGAATGCATGGGTTGCACTGATTGGATTTGTTCTTGGAGTAGGAACAGGTGTAATTGTTTTAAAACAGGGATATTCGCTTGGAAGAGCTTATCCGGCAAAGAAATCTTCAGGAATGATCATTTCTGTGATTGCAGTAGGAATTTTATTATTAGCTTTATTCACAACATTATTAAAATTCAGTGAAGCAGGTCCTGGAAGTATGCATGCACCCGTTGCAATTTCTCTGATTGGAGGGCTTTTGTTCGGAGCATTTGCACAGAAATCAAGAATGTGCTTCGCAGGAAGTGTCCGTGATATTATTTTAATGAGAAATTTTGAGTTAGTATCAGTGATCGGTGGATTCTTTGTAGTTATGCTCATTTACAATCTGGTAACAGGAAACTTTGCACTTAGCTTTAATACACCTGGTGTAATTGCACATTCAGAACATTTGTGGAATATCCTTGGTATGTATGCGGTTGGTTTCGCAGCAGTTCTTGCAGGAGGATGCCCGCTGCGTCAGCTTGTTCTTGCAGGACAGGGATCATCTGATTCAGCCGTTACAGTTGTAGGAATGTTTGTTGGAGCAGCATTGAGCCATAATCTTGGACTCGCATCAAGCGGAACAGCTTTGAATCCAGAAACAAAAGAAGTGGTTGCAGGTGCAGTGACAGCAAATGGTAAAATCGCAGTTATTATATGTATTGTTGCTTGTTTTGTAATTGCATTTACAAATCGTCGTAAAACAGCTTAA
- a CDS encoding aminotransferase class V-fold PLP-dependent enzyme codes for MEKHTIYMDNAATTLPKPPEVAEAIVQAINHLGNAGRGSTEASLDAARVIYDTRERLGRMFHAENPKQIAFTSNATESLNIAIQGLINPGDHVITTVMEHNSVLRPLYERQQAGATLTILPADEDGNISYDMLEAAVRQETKAIICTHGSNLTGNLNDIERIGKIAKAHKLLFIVDASQTAGVFPIDVQKMGIDVLCFTGHKSLYGPQGTGGIYVRDGIKIRPLKRGGSGIDTYNHNHPEQMPTALEAGTLNGHGIAGLNAALKYVEEKGIDAIREIALQRAWQFYDGIKEIPGVTIYGDFSKRERCPIVSFNLYDYDSAEVSDELLMSYGISTRAGGHCAPLMHESLQNAEQGAVRFSFSHFNTKEEVEIAIRAVRELSEE; via the coding sequence ATGGAAAAACATACGATTTATATGGACAATGCAGCAACCACACTGCCTAAGCCACCGGAAGTGGCAGAAGCGATCGTACAGGCAATAAATCATCTTGGTAATGCAGGAAGAGGAAGTACGGAGGCGTCGTTGGATGCAGCGAGAGTTATTTATGATACGAGGGAACGCCTTGGAAGAATGTTTCATGCAGAGAATCCAAAGCAGATTGCCTTTACAAGCAATGCAACGGAAAGTCTGAACATTGCGATCCAAGGGCTGATCAATCCCGGAGATCATGTGATCACAACGGTGATGGAACATAATTCGGTTCTCAGACCATTATATGAGCGGCAGCAGGCGGGAGCAACATTGACGATTTTGCCGGCTGACGAGGATGGTAATATTTCATATGATATGCTGGAAGCGGCGGTGAGACAAGAGACAAAAGCAATTATTTGCACGCATGGTTCGAATCTTACGGGAAATCTCAATGATATTGAACGAATCGGGAAGATTGCGAAAGCACATAAGCTGTTATTTATTGTAGATGCATCTCAAACAGCAGGTGTATTTCCGATAGATGTACAGAAGATGGGAATTGATGTGCTTTGTTTTACCGGGCATAAGAGTTTGTATGGTCCGCAAGGAACGGGCGGAATCTATGTGAGGGATGGCATAAAGATCAGACCGCTGAAACGAGGTGGGAGCGGGATTGATACTTACAATCACAATCATCCGGAACAGATGCCGACAGCACTGGAGGCAGGAACTTTAAATGGCCATGGGATCGCAGGACTCAATGCAGCGTTAAAGTATGTGGAAGAAAAAGGGATTGATGCAATTAGAGAGATTGCATTGCAGAGAGCCTGGCAGTTTTATGATGGTATCAAGGAAATCCCGGGAGTGACCATATATGGAGATTTTTCTAAAAGAGAGAGATGTCCGATTGTCTCATTTAATTTGTATGATTATGATTCGGCAGAGGTTAGTGATGAACTTTTGATGTCGTATGGTATTTCTACAAGAGCGGGAGGACACTGCGCTCCACTGATGCATGAATCCCTACAAAATGCAGAGCAGGGGGCGGTTCGCTTTAGTTTTTCTCATTTCAACACAAAGGAAGAAGTAGAAATTGCGATTCGGGCAGTACGTGAATTGTCCGAGGAGTGA
- the selD gene encoding selenide, water dikinase SelD: protein MKTRDEIRLTQMTNTAGUAAKIGPETLAQVLGKLPKFQDENLLVGIETSDDAAIYKITDEIAMIQTVDFFTPVVDDPYTFGQIAAANSLSDVYAMGGEPKIALNVVGFPNCLDPSILADILRGGADKVKEAGAVLVGGHSVQDNEPKYGLCVSGFVHPKKIFKNYGCRPGDALILTKPIGSGVVNTAVKAEMASENSMQEAIKVMSSLNKKAKEVIEKYPISACTDITGFGLLGHCAEMASASKVSFDIYVDDVAYIDGAVELAQMGLVPAGSYKNREYSGHMIETGDATETDIDLLYDPQTSGGLLISVAPEYADDIMNAFEAHGLETRASRIGTVREADEKWIYLKK from the coding sequence ATGAAAACGAGAGATGAGATCAGACTCACTCAGATGACGAATACCGCCGGATGAGCGGCTAAAATCGGTCCTGAGACCCTTGCCCAGGTTCTGGGTAAGCTGCCAAAATTCCAGGATGAGAATCTCCTGGTAGGAATTGAGACATCGGATGATGCCGCAATTTATAAAATTACAGATGAAATCGCAATGATACAGACGGTGGATTTTTTTACACCGGTAGTAGATGATCCGTATACGTTTGGCCAGATCGCAGCAGCAAACTCACTTAGTGATGTCTACGCAATGGGCGGAGAGCCAAAGATTGCTTTGAATGTCGTTGGATTTCCAAATTGCCTTGATCCGTCTATCCTTGCAGATATATTAAGAGGTGGTGCAGACAAGGTAAAAGAAGCGGGAGCTGTTCTTGTAGGGGGACATTCTGTTCAGGATAATGAACCGAAGTATGGATTGTGTGTTTCCGGTTTTGTGCATCCGAAAAAAATATTTAAAAATTATGGCTGCAGACCGGGGGATGCATTGATTTTGACCAAGCCAATCGGAAGCGGAGTAGTAAATACAGCAGTGAAAGCAGAGATGGCTTCGGAAAATTCGATGCAGGAAGCAATTAAAGTGATGTCTTCTTTAAATAAAAAGGCAAAAGAAGTGATTGAAAAATATCCAATATCAGCTTGTACGGATATAACCGGTTTTGGTTTACTGGGACATTGTGCGGAGATGGCATCGGCAAGTAAGGTGAGCTTTGACATTTATGTGGATGATGTAGCATATATTGACGGAGCCGTGGAGCTTGCACAGATGGGACTTGTGCCGGCAGGTTCCTATAAGAATAGGGAATATTCCGGCCATATGATAGAGACAGGTGATGCAACGGAGACAGATATTGATCTTCTCTATGACCCGCAGACTTCAGGTGGTCTGCTGATTAGTGTGGCACCGGAGTATGCAGATGATATTATGAATGCATTTGAAGCACATGGTCTGGAAACGAGAGCTTCGCGAATCGGTACGGTGAGGGAAGCAGACGAAAAGTGGATATATCTAAAAAAATAG
- the yedF gene encoding sulfurtransferase-like selenium metabolism protein YedF: protein MITVNAMGDACPIPVIKTKKAIQKVTGAETIEVLVDNEIAVQNVTKMAQSSGGTVTSEKLAEKEFKVTIQLSGAVAKDTEAAPVTCIPDSRRNTVVVIAADHMGEGKEDLGKVLIKGFIFALTQLEELPKTILFYNGGAKITTEGSESLEDLKTLEAQGVEIMTCGTCLDYYGLKEKLQVGTVTNMYSIVETMNNADKILRP, encoded by the coding sequence ATGATTACAGTAAATGCAATGGGCGATGCATGCCCGATTCCAGTTATAAAAACAAAAAAAGCAATACAGAAAGTAACCGGTGCAGAGACAATTGAAGTATTGGTTGATAATGAGATTGCGGTTCAGAATGTGACAAAGATGGCACAGAGTTCAGGGGGAACAGTAACATCGGAAAAATTAGCTGAAAAAGAATTTAAGGTTACGATTCAGCTTAGCGGCGCAGTTGCGAAGGATACAGAAGCTGCACCGGTTACATGCATACCTGACAGCAGAAGAAATACAGTTGTTGTGATTGCAGCAGATCATATGGGTGAAGGGAAAGAAGATCTTGGCAAAGTTTTAATTAAAGGATTTATTTTTGCACTGACACAGCTAGAAGAACTTCCAAAGACAATTTTATTTTATAATGGTGGTGCAAAAATCACAACAGAGGGTTCTGAATCGTTGGAAGATTTGAAAACCTTGGAAGCACAGGGCGTTGAGATTATGACATGTGGAACTTGCCTTGACTACTATGGACTGAAAGAAAAACTCCAGGTTGGAACTGTGACAAATATGTATAGTATTGTAGAAACTATGAATAATGCAGACAAAATTCTTCGTCCATAA
- a CDS encoding selenium metabolism-associated LysR family transcriptional regulator: MNLKQLEAFVNVAEKRSFSKAARELYLTQPTVSAHVSALEKELNIKLFLRNTREVGLTDEGEKLYQYARQMLNLEQLIYEAFDSDVASNSCIKIAASTIPAQYLLPDILSRYSSMYPKEQFELVESDSAGVIRAVSERTVDIGFTGTILDKKSCEYVPFFDDELIIVMPNNEKYRQIKETETGIEWLERVPIIMREQGSGTRKEAEKQLKREGIDIRKLNVVANMENTEVIKQSVKKGIGVTIISKLAAAEDLKWENVLAYPLGEKKRVRKLYVVYNKEYPRTKAVKKMMKIAETFNRMC; encoded by the coding sequence ATGAATTTAAAACAGTTAGAGGCGTTTGTGAATGTGGCAGAAAAGCGCAGCTTCTCAAAAGCAGCGCGAGAGCTGTATCTGACACAGCCAACGGTCAGTGCACATGTTTCCGCACTGGAGAAAGAATTGAATATCAAATTGTTTTTGCGAAATACAAGAGAAGTAGGCCTTACAGATGAAGGCGAAAAGTTATATCAATATGCAAGACAGATGTTGAATCTGGAACAATTGATATATGAGGCTTTTGACAGTGATGTAGCTTCTAATTCTTGTATTAAGATTGCTGCTTCCACGATTCCGGCACAGTATCTCTTGCCGGACATATTAAGTCGTTATAGTAGTATGTATCCGAAGGAACAGTTTGAATTGGTTGAGTCGGATAGTGCCGGGGTGATAAGGGCTGTTTCGGAGCGTACGGTAGATATTGGATTTACGGGAACGATATTAGATAAGAAATCTTGTGAATATGTTCCGTTTTTTGATGATGAATTGATTATTGTCATGCCAAACAACGAGAAATATCGTCAGATAAAGGAGACAGAAACCGGGATAGAGTGGCTGGAACGAGTTCCAATTATAATGAGGGAGCAAGGTTCCGGAACAAGAAAAGAGGCAGAAAAGCAATTAAAGCGGGAAGGGATTGATATTCGAAAACTAAACGTGGTTGCAAATATGGAAAATACGGAGGTGATAAAACAATCTGTAAAAAAAGGAATTGGTGTAACAATCATTTCAAAGCTTGCAGCAGCGGAGGATTTGAAATGGGAGAATGTTCTGGCATATCCGCTGGGAGAAAAAAAGAGGGTTCGAAAATTGTATGTCGTATATAATAAAGAATATCCTCGCACAAAGGCTGTGAAAAAGATGATGAAAATAGCGGAAACATTCAATAGAATGTGTTGA
- the selA gene encoding L-seryl-tRNA(Sec) selenium transferase: MDKNQLYRRIPKVDVLLEEDGIRKLEERYGRSCVKRVVQDELERVRILIGESVDETDVLKAVEQLPDSISKSLELLYTPNIRSVINGTGTILHTNLGRAPLNREHAERLAVIAAEYSNLEYDLQRGERGERNAHFESLLCRLTGAEAALVVNNNAAAVLLCLSTLAKSGEVIVSRGELVEIGGKFRIPDVMEQSGAVLVEVGTTNKTHLSDYEEAITEETKAILKVHTSNYQIVGFTESVAVPELKAIAKEHEIPIIEDLGSGALVDLSKYGISHEPMVQEAICGGADVVCFSGDKLLGGPQAGIIVGRKCYINKMKKAPLTRALRVDKFTTAALEMTLEEYLSEERAMQRIPVLKMISEMPDTVKQRAQKLKSQLEQQKLPAQIVLEACESQIGGGALPLEKISSTAVAIRSEICSASEMEKRMRALPTPIIGRMINGIWAMDMRTIEEEQIPYIVGSIQDMLNSCRI, encoded by the coding sequence ATGGATAAGAATCAGCTGTATCGCAGAATCCCGAAGGTAGATGTTTTGTTAGAAGAGGACGGGATTCGAAAATTAGAAGAACGATATGGCAGATCCTGTGTCAAGCGTGTTGTACAGGATGAACTGGAACGAGTTCGTATCCTGATTGGAGAATCTGTGGATGAGACAGACGTGTTAAAGGCGGTTGAGCAGTTGCCGGATAGTATCAGTAAAAGCCTGGAACTGCTGTATACACCGAATATACGAAGTGTTATTAATGGAACAGGTACTATTTTACACACGAACCTGGGGCGAGCGCCACTTAATCGAGAACATGCAGAAAGACTGGCTGTGATCGCAGCGGAATATTCCAATCTGGAGTATGATCTGCAACGAGGAGAGAGAGGAGAGAGGAATGCACATTTTGAATCCTTGCTTTGCCGTCTGACAGGTGCAGAGGCGGCCCTTGTTGTAAATAATAATGCGGCGGCAGTTCTTTTGTGCCTGAGTACGCTTGCAAAATCAGGCGAGGTGATCGTGTCGCGAGGAGAACTGGTGGAGATTGGCGGAAAGTTCCGCATACCGGATGTGATGGAGCAAAGCGGTGCAGTTTTAGTTGAGGTCGGGACGACGAATAAAACACATCTGTCAGATTATGAGGAAGCGATCACAGAAGAGACAAAGGCTATTCTAAAGGTCCATACAAGCAACTATCAGATTGTCGGCTTTACAGAATCTGTTGCGGTACCAGAGCTGAAAGCAATTGCGAAAGAGCATGAGATTCCGATAATCGAAGATTTGGGAAGTGGAGCATTGGTTGATTTAAGTAAGTATGGTATTTCTCATGAGCCGATGGTACAGGAGGCAATCTGCGGAGGTGCAGATGTTGTCTGTTTTAGTGGTGATAAGTTGTTGGGTGGTCCGCAGGCAGGAATCATAGTCGGCAGAAAATGTTATATCAATAAGATGAAGAAGGCTCCACTGACACGTGCATTGCGCGTGGATAAATTTACTACAGCTGCATTGGAGATGACACTCGAGGAATATTTATCGGAAGAGAGAGCGATGCAGAGGATACCTGTCTTAAAGATGATATCTGAGATGCCGGATACTGTGAAGCAGCGTGCACAAAAGTTGAAATCCCAGTTAGAACAGCAGAAACTTCCTGCTCAGATCGTGTTAGAAGCTTGTGAGTCACAGATTGGCGGAGGGGCGCTTCCACTTGAAAAGATTTCCAGTACAGCAGTTGCAATACGTTCGGAAATATGTTCGGCATCAGAGATGGAAAAGAGAATGCGAGCTTTGCCGACACCGATTATCGGGAGAATGATAAACGGTATCTGGGCTATGGATATGCGGACGATAGAGGAAGAACAGATTCCTTATATTGTAGGCAGTATACAAGATATGCTGAACAGTTGCAGGATTTGA
- a CDS encoding class I SAM-dependent methyltransferase, which yields MWIADNWKDYEVIDCSKGEKLERWGDYILVRPDPQVIWDTPKNDYGWKHRNGHYHRSKKGGGEWEFFDLPQQWQIHYGSLTFNLKPFNFKHTGLFPEQAANWDWFSDIIKKANRPVKVLNLFAYTGGATLAAAAAGAQVTHVDASKGMVGWAKENAVSSGLGDAPIRWLVDDCVKFVEREIRRGNTYDAIIMDPPSYGRGPKGEIWKIEDMIHPLIKLCTKILSKDAIFFLVNSYTTGLAPAVLTYMIATELKAWNGHVESQEIGLPVKNTGLVLPCGASGRWQRD from the coding sequence ATGTGGATTGCAGATAATTGGAAAGATTATGAAGTAATAGATTGTTCAAAAGGTGAAAAACTAGAGAGATGGGGCGACTATATTTTGGTTCGTCCAGACCCGCAGGTCATCTGGGACACTCCGAAAAATGATTACGGATGGAAGCACCGCAACGGACATTATCACCGCAGTAAAAAAGGTGGCGGAGAGTGGGAATTCTTTGATCTTCCACAGCAATGGCAGATTCATTACGGTTCTCTGACATTTAACCTGAAGCCATTCAACTTTAAACATACAGGACTTTTCCCTGAACAGGCAGCAAACTGGGACTGGTTCTCTGATATCATAAAAAAAGCAAACCGTCCTGTAAAGGTATTGAACCTTTTTGCATACACAGGAGGAGCTACACTTGCCGCTGCCGCTGCAGGAGCTCAGGTTACTCATGTTGACGCTTCAAAAGGTATGGTCGGATGGGCTAAAGAGAATGCTGTATCTTCAGGACTTGGCGATGCTCCTATCCGTTGGCTTGTAGACGACTGTGTCAAATTTGTAGAACGTGAGATCCGCCGTGGCAATACTTACGATGCCATCATTATGGACCCGCCTTCTTATGGACGTGGCCCAAAAGGCGAGATTTGGAAGATTGAAGACATGATTCATCCATTGATCAAGCTTTGTACTAAAATCTTATCAAAGGATGCCATTTTCTTCCTTGTGAATTCATATACAACCGGTCTTGCTCCTGCCGTATTAACTTACATGATCGCAACAGAACTCAAGGCATGGAACGGACACGTAGAATCTCAGGAAATCGGACTCCCGGTTAAAAACACCGGTCTGGTACTTCCTTGCGGAGCATCCGGACGCTGGCAGAGAGATTAA